The genomic DNA ccccccgtcgatggggtggtaattgagtcgccttcttcttacagaaggcgagagccaaattggTATATTCAGAggggatgcgcacggtggagacctggtctagGCTTTCCACTGTAGTAGCACCgatggaaacccctaaacacctccccgagcactttcgtgaccaccccgtgagagaggtctgttgccacgaaatagtggggtcatgacaggccaaccagggtaggcccagtgCCACGGGAAATGCAGaagaatcaataaggaagagactgattctctccttgtgaccctcctgcgtaaccatgcCCAGAGGAGTGGTGGCCTCCATAgttagccctgaccctaatggtcgactttCTAGGACGTGCACAGGGAAGGGCATATCGACAGGAACATTGGGGATCTCTAAACTATGGCCAAATGATCTGTCAATAAAATTCAAtctacgagcgccttatgctgggaattcTGTGAAATCTCAAGAAAATTAATAAACAAAACCATGTGAGCAACCAGtggctctgggtgagcctggtgccgactcacctggggtgacacgagagtgccctgcctgctgcctcgactcccagaggaaccttcccagcaccgaccggcagtgtgccctctgcggccacagatggtgcatggAATGGCCCCGCCTCCGGTTGCCCTAagtgcagcacctcccagctccatgggcgtcGGAGTagtggtgctgggggatggaatcGACAGACCCCGATCTGGATGTTCGCGGGTAGCCAGCACGTTATCCAgtcggatggacaggtccaccagctggttgaATATGAgagtggtgtccctgcaggccaactcccgacggacgtcctcgcgcagactgcacatgtagtgatcgatcagggccctgtcgttccatcccgcgccgGCGGCCAGGGTCTGGAAGTCCAACACGAACTCCTGTGCACTCCTCGTCCTCTGCCTCAGGTGTATGAGAcgttcacccgccgctctacTCTCAGGCGGGTGGTCAAAGACTACCCGAAAGCGGCGGTTGAAATCCCAAAATGGTCCAACACGGCTTCTTCTTCCCGCCATAAgacgttggcccactccaggtcCTTCCCTGAGAGGCAGACCACGCTTTCACGGCCTGAGGGAGGTCGGTGGACGGTTGCCAGGTAGAACTCTAGCTGGAGCAAGAACCCCTGACATCCCACCACCGTACCATCATACTCCCTCGGGAGGGCGAGCcgaatcccactgggaccaggtgaaggaggggtgaTTATAGTTGAAACTGGTGGTGCTGGTGGAGACGCTGGAGgaattcctcctctcttccatcgCTCCATGGTTTGCAGCACGCGGTCCATGGCGCTGCCGAGATGCTGGAGAATAGCAGCGTGTTGCTGGACTCGCTCCTCGATCCCTACTGAGGTATGTGTTTCTGTCAAGGATGTGGGTAACTGGTGAAaaggagtcaggcacaggagagttGAGATGCGTGGACGACGTATTTAATACACGAAAAAACACCAGTATAGAAACAATATACCGGTACCACGAATAAACGGGCGTAGATACAAAGCCCGGCAACAAAATACCAGCCGTCAGATACAGCCATCAACAtagaacaaacacgcacacatacatgtggaaaacagagggttaaatactgAACATGTAAtggattggcgatggctagaagaccggtgacgtcgaccgccgtgCGCCGCCCATGAccgttcctcttatagaatattagctcatcAGTATTGTTCAGCACCGtgcctaaatataaacagtaccggcacctatttcagtccaagtcaagcactgaattAGATTGAACATATATTATATTTTTAGAGAATAAAGTGCCAGAACTGTCAAGACAATAACTTTTGCGTCTTTCTCTTTATTACTACTGGCTGACTCAGATTAAGTCTGAGGCCGGTAACATCAACAGTGAGGACAAACCCAagctgcctctctccttccacacaTTTTGTGGTTGCACAACTGTGTTGTGTTTTTGAAGTAATACAGTGAATACAAGGTTATTCAGGAAAATAAAACTAACCAACCAAAAATAGCACATCGTGCTGCCTAAAACAAACTGTAACCTTGTACTAAATAGTTTGAGTGATTTATGCATTTATCTACTACAAGGTTAAGTTTTAGCTCAAATGTATTATgaagctcctgcacctaaatataaacagtaccagcgcACAATGAGTATCGACAACTATTTCAGCACTGAATTACACAACTAAGTTCAGCACTGAATTAGGTCATTGAACAAgaaaaaatattatatatttaATAGAGAGTAAAGTAAGTGCCAGAACTGTCAAGACAATAACTTTTGTGTCCGTTTCTCTTCTACTACTTGCCGACTCAGGTATGAGGCCGGTAATATCAACAGTGAGGACAAACGCaggcctcctctctccttccacactgagtCCAAACCCACAGTCACTGGGTCCTGATTGTGACAGTAGAGCCCAGTTTTTACAgcaggatccagagatggcatcagtgaagctggaagactgcagtcaaacaatggagctgaatgtcaacattaaagatgaagaagaagaggaggagaagattgggAAATCTTTTTCTCATGGTAAGAGCAGGTTCTATCTATCTAAGTTTGTTGTTCATTCCAACTTCCCACTGTGTATGAAAAGTTGCAGTAGAGCTGTTTCAATGAGAAGGTAGATGTTATTTCATGCTACTGAGACTTGCATGGTTTGACACCAGCACCAGAGAGGAGACTAAAGAGGTGAAGTAGACAAACTGCCAGTGTTTTAAAGTTCTATGAAACGAACCTTGAGATACTTTTAGAATAGTTGTATTCCCCTTTTGCATTGCACAGCCTACTTGTATGAATacttacaggtagcctagtggttagagcgttggggccagtaaccaaaagtttgctgacaaagtaaaaatctgtctttttcccctgagcaaggcacccACAGTTCCCCGGgcgccaaagacgtggatgtccattatggcagccccccgcacctctctgattcagaggggccTCTCTCACATATATTAATTAGTTCCAAGTAGaacaattacaaaaatacaattgtattttctTTTTCACCCCCCCAACCCAAAGAGAGATGAAAACATGACAACCAAACATAAAGAAATccaataatataaataaataaagtataatatacagtagtaGATAATGCAGATTACGCTTCGACTAGAGCCAATATTCACATAAAATATAGAGAATATACAGATTTACAGTTCCAATGCTTCTACAATATCACCGGTTTGCAAAAACTCATTAAACAGATCCCAAATATTATGAAACTCTGGGGCTTTCTTTTTCACTATATAAGTACATTTTTCAAGAGCCAGGCTTGACGTTAattatttttaccaatgaccaaGTGAGGGGGAACTGACATACTTCCAGTGGAGAGCAATTGAACATCTAGCTTGTAATAGACAGAGGTCAAATTCTTTTTTATTTTCCCTCCTATGTAAAGAGATATTCTCTGGGTAAAGATTTAGGAGACCTAGTTTATGGATTAATGGTATTGGGGTAGAGGTCATCTCAGAGATATAGCGCAGTACTGAGCTCCAAAACATTTGTATCTCAGCACATTCCTCCAGGCAATGATACAAGGTGCCTTGAACATACAGGTCTGGGTTATTAGGGTCAAATTTcaaaataatttgcaaataaattcattaaaaatcctacaatgtgatttttttttttcttctcattttgtctgtcatagttgaagtgtaactatgatgaaaattacaggcctctctcatctttttaagtgggagaacttgcacaattggtggctgactaaatacttttttaccccactgtacatatacatatgagatgagtaatgtagggtatgtaaacattatattaagaagcattgtttaaagtggctagtgatatatttttacatacatttccatcaattcccattattaaagtggctggagttgagtcagtgtgttggcagcagccactcaatgttagtggtggttgtttaacagtctgatggccttgaaatagaagctgtttttcagtctctcagtccctgctttgatgcacctgaactgacctcgccttctggatgatagcggggtgaacaggcagtggctcgggtggttgttgtccttgatgatctttatggcctccctgtgacaccgggtggtgtaggtgtcctggagggcaggtagtttgcccccggtgatgtgttgtgcagaccacacaaccctctggagagctttatggttgtgggctgagcagttgccgtaccaggcggtgatacagcccgacaggatgctctcgattgtgcatctgtcgaagtttgtgagtgcttttggtgacaagccgaatttcttcagcttcctgaggttgaagaggcactgctgcgccttcttcacgacgctgtctgtgtgggtggaccaattcagtgtgtccgtgatgtgtacgctgaggaacttaaagcttactaccctctccactactgtcccatcaatgtggataggagggtgctccctctgctgtttcctgaagtccacaatcatctcctctgTTTTGTTGATGTTTAGTGTGAGgtaattttcctgacaccacactccgagggccctcacctcctccctgtaggccgtctcgttgttgttggtaatcaagcctaccactgtagtgtcgtccgcaaacttgatgattgagttggaggcgtgcatggccacgcagtcgtgggtgaacagggagtacaggagagggctcagaacgcacccttgaggggcccaagtgttgaggatcagcggggtggagatgttgttacctaccctcaccacctggggcggcccatcaggaagtccagtacccagttgcacagggcggggtcgagacccagggtctcgagcttgatgacgagtttgtagggtactatggtgttaaatgctgagctgaagttgatgaacagcattctcacgtaggtattcctcttgtccagatgggttagggcctatttggacctatttgggcggtaagcaaattggagtggatctagggtgtcaggtagggtggaggtgatatggtccttgactagtctctcaaagcacttcatgatgacggaagtgagtgctacggggcgatagtcgtttagctcagttaccttagctttcttgggaaccgggacaatggtgaccctcttgaagcatgtgggaacagcagactgggataaggatggattgaatatgtccgtaaacacaccagccaactggtctgcgcatgctctgaggacgcggctggggatgccgtctgggcctgcagccttgcgagggttaacacgtttaaatgttttactcacatcggctgcagtgaaggagtgtctgcaggttttggttgcggtccgtgtcagtggcactgtattgtcctcaaagcgggcaaaaaagttatttagtctgtcggggagcaagacatcctggtccgtgacggggctggttttctttttgtaatccgtgattgactgtagaccctgccacatacctcttgtgtctgagccgttgaattgtgactctaatttgtctctatactgacgcttagcttgtttgattgccttgcggagggaatagctacactcattgtattcggtcatgtttccggtcaccttgccctggttaaaagcagtggtttgtgctttcagtttcacgcggaTGCTGCCATcagtccacggtttctggtttgggaatgttttaaccgttgctatgggaacgacatcgtcaatgcactttctaatatactcgctcaccgaatcagcgtattcgtcaatgttgttgtagGAAGCAATGCGGAAcgtatcccagtccacgtgatcgaagcagtcttgaagcgtggaatcagattggtcggaccagcgttgaacagacctgagcgcggcagcttcttgttttagtttctgtctgtaggcagggaacaacaaaatggagtcgtggtcagtttttcccgaaaggagggcaggggagggccttgtatgcgtcgcggaagttagaatagcaatgatccaaggttttaccagccctggttgcgcaatcgatatgctgatacaatttagggagtcttgttttcagattagccttgttaaaatccccagctacaatgaatgcagcctcaggatatgtggtttcaagtttgcaaagagtcaaataaagtttgttcagggccatcgatgtgtctgcttgggggggaatatatacggctgtgattataatcaaagagaattcccttggtagataatgtggtcgacatttgattgtgaggaattctcattttatttttttatttttttatttcacctttatttaaccaggtaggctagttgagaacaagttctcatttacaactgcgacctggccaagataaagcatagcagtgtgtaCAGACAGCAACAGAGTTAATAACACAGtcggaaaaaaagagtctatatacattgtgtgcaaaaggcatgaggaggtaggcgaataattacaattttgcagattaacactggagtgaaaaatgatcagatggtcatgtgcaggtagagatactggtgtgcaaaaaagtaaataaataaaaacagtatggggatgaggtaggtaaattgggtgggctatttaccgatggaccatgaacagctgcagcgattagtcaggtgaacagaaggacttgagttcctgtatgttgttgtgatcacaccacgtctcgttaatcataaggcatacgcccccgcccctcttcttaccagaaagatgtttgtttctgtcggcgcgatgcgtgaagaaaccagctggctgcaccgattccgttagcgtctctggagtgagccatgtttccgcgTAGCAAAAAACGtaacagtctctgatgtctctctggaatgctacccttgctcggatttcatcaaccttgttgtcaagagactggacattagcgagtagtatgctagggagtggtgtgcGATGtacccgtctccggagcctgaccagaataccgcttcgtttgcctcttttacgacgtcgctgttttgggtcgcaggctgggatccattccgctgttgtcatatcgatcccgttaacttTTTAGGGTTGTAATCCCGTTAAGGTATTATCACGTTTGGTAAAGTTTTGATGTTTTATTTTTGTGTGAAACCGAGTGATTGTGATCAACTATTTTACAAGTCACATAGCTAGAAGCTTTTGGTTTGTCTGAATAAATGTACATAATTTCCTCAATGTAGTTTTAATAAAGAATACAAGTATTTGAGCTTTCTGAGTTTGTTTAGCATGTTATTCATTTTGTGTCAAATTCAAAAGCTGGTAAAATGGAGCTGTCCACTCTGTCTGCTCCAACGGACTTCAGTGCTGGTGCAGAGAGACAATTTCATGGTCACACTCCAGTTTTGAAGCTTAATGTAATGATCATCAGTTTTCTACATGTGTACTAATATTGAGACACCTTCAGTTGTTTCTATCTTTATCTATAAATGTTACTATGGTGTGAACAGAAAATACAATACCTGAAGACCAGGTTAAAACTAAACTTGtactaaatgttttttttgccatttatgtgAATTGGGGAAATCTACTTTAGTTTAAGTGCACTTACTTTGTGTAGACTAATTTTAAAGGTTGTACTTTGTGTGATATGAATGTTTTGTTGTCAATGCTTAGCTACCTGATCCATTGAAATGagatcagtgcttgacttggacaggAGCTCACTGGAGCAGAGAACCGGCAcctcaaatgtctactgtttgagCTCATGTTCCTGTCAAGGCTTTGGGTAACTGGTGAaaaggagtcagacgcaggagagttGAGATGCGTGGACAAGGTATTTAATACACGAAAAAACACGGGTATAGAAACAATACAACGGTCTGTGAAATATACCGGTACCACGAATAAACTGGCGTTCATACAAAGCCCGGCAACAAAATACCAGCCATCAGATACGTATGTATgtggaaaacagagggttaaatactgAATCTGTAatgggggaattgaaaccaggtgtgaaaaaaccaaagacaaaacaaatggaaaatgaaaagtggatcggcgatggctagaataCCAGtgacgccgagcgccgcccgaacaaggagagggaccgacttcggaggaagtcgtgacagtaaccccccttGAGccgcgcgccgacaccggcctctgggacgacccggaggatgaGGCGTAGGGTGACCCGGATGGAGACGGGAACTCCTGCAGCATCGACAGGTCCAatacgtcctccaccggcacccagcatctctcctccggaccgtacccctcccactccacgaggtactgaaggcccctcgctaGACTCCTCGAGTCCAGTATGGCTCTAACTgcatacgccggggccccctcgatgtccaaagggggcggaggaacctcccgcacctcagactcctggagtggaccagccaccaccggcctgaggagagacgcaTGGATAATATGGTAAtcggggaagctgtaacctgtaacaaacctcgttcagtctcctcaggactttgaatggccccacaaaccgtgggcccagcttccggcagggcaggtggagggtcGAGAGTCACCGCTACGGTCTGCGCCAGTTATCTGACGCCTCCCGGCCCACTGAAGGTGCACATTAGCGGTGTCCCATGTTTCCTAGGGGCGGCACTTTGGTGGCGTACCTGAGCTCTGAGAGAGCACGTGTCCTAACCCAGCCTCGGAcctgcgtccacctccactatgaacgccaaagaggtgCCAGAACTGTCAAGACAATAACTTTTTGTGTCTGTTTCTCATTGTTACTACAGGACTAGAATTAAGTCTGAGGCCGGTAACATCAACAGTGACGACaaacccagcctgcctctctccttccacactgtGTCCAAACCTACATTCACTGGGTCCTGATTGTGACAGTGGAGCCCAGTTTGCTctgcaggatccagagatggcatccgtgaagctggaagactgcagtcaaacactggagctgaatgtcaacattaaagatgaagaagaggaggagaagattgggAAATCTGTTTCTCATGGTAAGAGCAGGTTCTATCTAACTAAGTTTGTTGTTCATTCCAACTTCCCACTGTGTATGAAAAGTTGCAGTAGAACTATTGATGATGAACTGTTTCAATGAGAAGGTAGATGTTAATTCATGCTACTGACACTTGCATGGTTTGACACCAGTATTGCCAGCATTTGTTTTATTAACTGAGCTATCTGGAGTGATCAGAGAGtagactatttttatttttattttacctttatttaactaggcaagtcagttaagaacaaattcttattttcaatgacggcctaggaacagtgggttaactgcctgttcaggggcagaactacagatttttaccttgtcagctcgggggcttgaacttccggttactagcccaatgctctaaccactaggctaccctgctgccccgacTAAAGAAGTGAAGTAGACAAACTGCCAGTGTTTTAAAGTTCTATGAAATGAGTCCGTGTAGTttctaacccttgtgatagtgagtggaggatgatatgaaattagtctgtgtagttactaactcttgtgatagtgagtggaggatgatatgaaattagtctgtgtagttactaacTCTTGTGAtggtgagtggaggatgatatgaaattagtctgtgtagttactaactcttgtgatagtgagtggaggatgacaCTCCCCTTTTTAGCTTTCATCTCTTACCCACTTTTAGAATAGTTTTATTCCCCTGTATTGTacagcctactgatatgaatacatatGTCACCcggtacagacagaagaggaccgGCCACCCAtttgagcctggttcctctctgtttcttccaAGGTTCctgctttctagggagtttttcgtggccactgtgcttctacatctgcattgcttgctctttggggattGCGGGTTGGTTTCTGTAAAGGACTTTGTTACAACTTATGTAAAAAGAGcttcataaaatacatttgattgacatgtATTTCACACCAATTGACTGGTTGTTCTGATATAGTTCACACAGGAGACCATGTTGAGACATTCTCTACATCCAGAGAGCATCAGCAGGAAGATCACAGAGCAAAGATGTCTCACCACTGCCCACATTGTGAGGAGATTTTCCCATTTCTACCAAAGCTAAAAATACACCtaaaaatacacacaggagagaagccttactcctgctctgaatGTGGAAAATGCTTCAAAACATCAACTGAACTAAAAGTTcatcagaggacacacacaggagagaagccttactcatGTTCTGAATGTGGAAAATGCGTCAAAACATCAGCATCACTAAAacttcatcagagaacacacacaggagagaagccttactactGCTCTGAATGTGGTGCGAGTTTCTCTCAACTGGGCCACCTAAAAAGACATGAAcatatacacacaggagagaagccttactcctgctctgactgtggaaataGGTTCTCTCTAATGGGTACCTTAAAACAACATGaacgtatacacacaggagagaagccttactcatGTTCTGAATGTGGAAAATGCTTCAAAACATCATCATCACTAAAAagtcatcagagaacacacacaggagagaagccttactcatGTTCTGAATGTGGAAAATGCTTCAAAACATCAATATCACTAaaagttcatcagagaacacacacaggagagaagccttactcctgctctgactgtggaaagagtttcttTCACCTGGGTACCTTAAAACAACATGAACGTATACACAAAttagagaagccttactcctgctctggcTGTGGAAAGAGATTCTCTCACCTGGGTACCTTAAAACAACATGAACGTATACACAAAttagagaagccttactcctttTCTGACTGTGAGGCAAGTTTCTCTCGTCCGGACACCTTAAAATGACctgaacatatacacacacaggagagaagccttactcctgctctgactgtggaaagtgTTTCTCTTGAATGTGCCATTTCAAAAGACACCAAGGGAAACACAAGTGGAGCCTTACCACTGATCTGACTATAGAAAATGTTAAAACACCAGCTGAGCTTAACGGTCATTAGAGAGAAGACAAAGGAGATAAGCCTTACTTCTGCTCTCAATGTTGCAAGAGTTTTTCCCAATTGGGCAATATAAAAACACCAACGGCTACACACTTTGAGAAGCCTTATCACTgcactgactgtgggaagagattctACAGATTGGGCCAATTAAAAAGACAAGAATGTATACATAAAGGAGAGAAACCTCATCAGTTTTCTTAGACCAGCTAAGATTAGACACTCCACTTAATTATCATGTCATTAAATAATTGGCAACGTTGAATTGGATCAAATGAAGAAAGTGTAGAACACTATTGTAATCCTATAGTTTCTCACTGTGAGAGAACAATGCAGAGGAAAGGGAGTGTTATAGAATGTTAGCCTCTCTTTACTGATCAGTGTGCACCTTGTCAGTTTTGGTGTGTTTTGTTAGCTTCTACTGTAAAGATATTGAGATTACCTTGAATTTGCTTTTAGGGTTGAATATCCTCTGTGAGGCATCTCACAATGGAGTCTGATGGGTGACTGGGTGGTACTGCTTCCCTCTACAGTTTTCTGTGGGAATGAGCTAGTAGACACAACATACACTGATTTTGctaaacattaaggacacctgctcttttcatgacatagactgaccaggtgaacccaGGTGAAAATTATAATCCTtaatgatatacagtggggcaaaaaagtatttagtc from Oncorhynchus tshawytscha isolate Ot180627B unplaced genomic scaffold, Otsh_v2.0 Un_contig_5960_pilon_pilon, whole genome shotgun sequence includes the following:
- the LOC112239020 gene encoding zinc finger protein 558-like, coding for MASVKLEDCSQTLELNVNIKDEEEEEEKIGTSVSHGMRPVISTVRTNAGLLSPSTLSPNPQSLGPDCDSRAQFLQQDPEMASVKLEDCSQTMELNVNIKDEEEEEEKIGKSFSHGLELSLRPVTSTVTTNPACLSPSTLCPNLHSLGPDCDSGAQFALQDPEMASVKLEDCSQTLELNVNIKDEEEEEKIGKSVSHVHTGDHVETFSTSREHQQEDHRAKMSHHCPHCEEIFPFLPKLKIHLKIHTGEKPYSCSECGKCFKTSTELKVHQRTHTGEKPYSCSECGKCVKTSASLKLHQRTHTGEKPYYCSECGASFSQLGHLKRHEHIHTGEKPYSCSDCGNRFSLMGTLKQHERIHTGEKPYSCSECGKCFKTSSSLKSHQRTHTGEKPYSCSECGKCFKTSISLKVHQRTHTGEKPYSCSDCGKSFFHLGTLKQHERIHKLEKPYSCSGCGKRFSHLGTLKQHERIHKLEKPYSFSDCEASFSRPDTLK